Proteins from a single region of Paenibacillus sp. BIHB 4019:
- a CDS encoding DUF896 domain-containing protein has protein sequence MEELIARINELSRKNKTVGLTPEELTERAELRSKYMEQFKSNFRQQLDTIKFVEDEESEAGDEKPQH, from the coding sequence ATGGAAGAGCTTATTGCCAGAATTAATGAATTATCCCGTAAAAATAAAACAGTCGGTTTGACGCCCGAGGAACTGACGGAACGGGCTGAACTGCGCAGTAAATATATGGAGCAGTTTAAAAGCAATTTTCGCCAACAGCTTGATACGATTAAATTCGTAGAAGATGAAGAGAGCGAAGCGGGAGACGAGAAGCCACAGCATTAA
- a CDS encoding aldo/keto reductase has product MKYQLLGRSGLAVSELCLGTMTFGNTTNEQDSLEMINRFVECGGNFLDTANVYVSGRSEEIVGKAIQGRRSEMVVATKVRMTTSSDINGVGLSRKHIMDGVEASLKRLQTDYIDLYQVHLWDHATPIEETLRTLDDLVTSGKVRYIGCSNFFAWQLMKSLAWSDANRYVRFVSLQPQYSLVSRQMDREMMSLCLEENVGVIPWAPLGGGFLTGRYDRTEPTEGRLTSKVGESAWANRANEQNFAVLDAVIAAAKELDKTPAQVSLNWLLQREGITSPIFGASTLAQYEDNMGAVGWTMPEEIWNRLDEVSALAEDYPNRFIAKFKRPF; this is encoded by the coding sequence ATGAAATACCAACTGCTTGGACGTAGTGGACTAGCTGTTTCTGAACTTTGTCTTGGAACGATGACATTTGGCAATACAACGAATGAGCAGGATTCGCTTGAGATGATCAATCGTTTTGTGGAGTGCGGCGGCAATTTTCTCGATACAGCGAACGTTTATGTAAGCGGACGCTCTGAAGAGATCGTCGGAAAAGCGATTCAAGGCCGTCGTTCTGAGATGGTCGTTGCTACGAAAGTTAGGATGACAACATCTTCTGATATTAATGGAGTAGGGCTGTCCCGCAAGCATATTATGGACGGCGTGGAAGCGAGCCTCAAGCGACTGCAAACCGATTACATTGACTTGTATCAGGTTCATTTATGGGATCATGCTACGCCGATTGAAGAGACGCTGCGGACGCTCGATGATCTTGTCACATCAGGCAAGGTGCGTTATATCGGCTGTTCTAACTTTTTTGCATGGCAGCTTATGAAATCTTTGGCTTGGAGCGATGCTAATCGGTATGTGCGCTTTGTTTCGCTGCAGCCTCAATATAGTCTCGTCAGCCGCCAGATGGATCGTGAAATGATGTCGCTTTGCTTAGAAGAAAACGTTGGTGTTATTCCATGGGCTCCGCTTGGCGGCGGTTTTCTGACAGGCAGGTATGATCGCACAGAGCCGACAGAGGGCAGATTGACAAGCAAAGTAGGCGAAAGTGCTTGGGCAAACCGGGCAAATGAGCAGAACTTTGCTGTTTTGGATGCTGTAATAGCAGCTGCCAAGGAGCTTGATAAAACACCTGCTCAAGTTTCACTGAATTGGCTGCTGCAAAGGGAAGGAATCACATCCCCAATCTTTGGAGCTAGCACGCTTGCGCAATATGAGGATAATATGGGAGCTGTCGGCTGGACGATGCCTGAAGAGATATGGAATCGTCTGGACGAGGTCAGCGCGCTTGCCGAAGACTATCCGAATCGTTTTATTGCAAAATTCAAACGCCCGTTTTAA
- a CDS encoding HAD family hydrolase has protein sequence MAKLAVLFDLDDTLLWDDRSVKEAFDATCQAGAEAAGVDAVELEEAVRKEARSLYESYETFPFTKMIGINPFEGLWANFREGEQEEFRKLEQLAPAYRREAWTKGLKALGVDNQELGARLAEQFPAERRARPIVYDETFRLLDALKGKYKLLLLTNGSPDLQQEKLTGVPQLAPYFDHIIISGAFGEGKPAASIFRHALERLGIEPEQGIMVGDKLTTDILGANTIGMDSVWINRHGAVRSDEIVPTYEIKHLEELLPLLG, from the coding sequence ATGGCAAAGCTAGCGGTATTATTTGATTTGGATGACACACTGCTATGGGATGACCGTAGTGTAAAAGAAGCATTTGATGCGACCTGTCAAGCAGGTGCGGAAGCAGCGGGCGTAGATGCGGTAGAGCTGGAGGAAGCTGTTCGCAAGGAAGCTCGCAGCTTATATGAATCGTATGAAACATTCCCTTTCACGAAAATGATCGGAATAAATCCTTTCGAAGGCCTATGGGCTAACTTCCGTGAGGGAGAGCAGGAGGAGTTCAGAAAGCTGGAGCAGCTTGCACCCGCTTATCGTCGTGAAGCATGGACGAAAGGGCTAAAAGCGCTGGGAGTAGACAATCAAGAGCTTGGCGCCAGACTGGCCGAGCAGTTTCCAGCAGAGCGCAGAGCGCGCCCGATTGTATATGATGAAACGTTTCGATTGCTAGATGCGCTAAAAGGCAAGTATAAGCTGCTGCTGCTAACGAACGGCTCACCGGATTTGCAGCAGGAGAAGCTTACAGGCGTTCCACAGCTTGCGCCTTATTTTGACCACATCATTATTTCTGGCGCTTTCGGAGAAGGCAAGCCGGCCGCTTCGATTTTCCGCCATGCGCTGGAACGCCTTGGTATTGAACCGGAGCAGGGCATAATGGTTGGGGACAAACTGACAACGGATATTTTAGGTGCAAATACCATTGGTATGGATTCGGTATGGATTAATCGCCATGGCGCTGTTCGGTCGGATGAAATTGTGCCTACATATGAAATTAAGCATTTAGAGGAATTGCTGCCGCTGCTGGGATAG
- a CDS encoding acireductone dioxygenase: MAEIRIRNTEERISGEQNVRAFLESQEVLYEHWDASKLPGHLQDKFVLSDEEKAEILATYDVEIRELAERRGYKTWDIVALSDATPGLDDILKRFEQVHTHTEDEVRAITAGRGIFIIKGSEEVGYFDVELEAGDVISVPETIPHFFTLMDNRQIVAVRLFIETEGWIAHPFEDPAFTKA, encoded by the coding sequence ATGGCTGAGATTAGAATTCGCAATACTGAGGAAAGAATATCTGGCGAGCAGAACGTTCGCGCGTTTTTAGAAAGCCAAGAAGTGCTTTATGAACACTGGGATGCTAGCAAGTTGCCAGGCCATCTGCAAGATAAATTTGTATTATCCGATGAAGAGAAAGCGGAAATTCTCGCTACTTACGATGTTGAAATTCGCGAGCTTGCCGAACGTCGCGGTTACAAAACATGGGATATCGTTGCCCTTTCAGATGCTACCCCAGGTCTTGATGATATTCTAAAACGTTTTGAGCAAGTGCATACGCACACGGAAGATGAAGTGCGGGCGATTACAGCCGGACGCGGCATCTTTATTATTAAAGGCAGCGAAGAAGTCGGTTATTTCGACGTTGAGCTGGAAGCGGGAGACGTTATTTCGGTTCCAGAAACAATTCCTCACTTCTTCACGTTGATGGACAACCGTCAAATCGTTGCTGTTCGCCTGTTTATTGAAACTGAAGGCTGGATTGCCCACCCGTTCGAAGACCCTGCTTTCACTAAAGCTTGA